One genomic segment of Hymenobacter psoromatis includes these proteins:
- a CDS encoding VF530 family DNA-binding protein, whose translation MSEARDANGHLIRELHGVTLAIILEYLVAHYGFPGLDERLRLNCFAVDPSVKSSLTFLRRTAWARAKVEDLYVRLRTAEALGQSLP comes from the coding sequence ATGTCTGAAGCCCGCGACGCCAACGGCCATCTTATCCGCGAGCTGCACGGCGTGACGCTCGCCATCATCTTGGAGTACCTAGTGGCGCACTACGGCTTTCCGGGCCTCGATGAGCGCCTCCGGCTCAACTGCTTCGCCGTGGACCCAAGCGTTAAATCCAGCCTCACCTTTCTGCGACGCACGGCCTGGGCGCGGGCCAAGGTCGAGGACCTGTACGTGCGTTTGCGTACAGCCGAAGCGCTGGGTCAGTCGCTACCGTGA
- a CDS encoding glycoside hydrolase family 25 protein, translating to MLTSASPLLAPTPARTPRPGGWRRWVLAGLLLGLLGGGTYYLRHQRQLNRYARRTWATLTTRYLTGHESTPLLAGYSVHGIDVSAYQGRIDWPEVARQRVRFAFIKASEGATLRDARFGRNWREARAAGIVSGAYHYFLPNRDGGQQAALFIETVPLRPGDLPPVLDVEAPRFHDVADMRRAVRAWLTAVQAHYGVRPILYSNYTFYQRYLAGHFDDYPLWLAHYEVARPRLPAERWIIWQHSDEAYVPGIRGTVDFNVFQGSYEALQALRLTAPTPLQKTARPDRSTERRGRAADLVER from the coding sequence ATGCTTACGTCCGCCTCACCCCTGCTTGCCCCTACCCCTGCCCGCACACCGCGGCCGGGCGGCTGGCGGCGCTGGGTGCTGGCGGGCCTGCTGCTGGGGCTGTTGGGTGGCGGCACCTACTACCTGCGCCACCAGCGCCAGCTCAACCGCTACGCTCGGCGCACTTGGGCCACGCTCACTACGCGCTACCTCACGGGCCACGAAAGCACGCCGCTGCTGGCCGGCTACTCGGTGCACGGCATCGACGTATCGGCCTACCAAGGGCGCATCGATTGGCCTGAAGTGGCGCGGCAGCGGGTGCGGTTTGCCTTTATTAAGGCCAGCGAAGGGGCCACGCTGCGCGACGCGCGCTTCGGGCGCAACTGGCGCGAGGCCCGCGCCGCGGGCATTGTGAGCGGGGCCTACCACTACTTTTTACCTAACCGCGACGGCGGCCAGCAGGCGGCACTGTTTATTGAGACGGTGCCGTTGCGGCCCGGCGACCTGCCGCCCGTGCTCGATGTAGAGGCCCCGCGCTTTCACGACGTGGCTGACATGCGCCGCGCGGTGCGCGCCTGGCTCACGGCCGTGCAGGCGCACTACGGCGTGCGGCCCATTCTCTATTCCAATTATACTTTTTACCAGCGCTACTTGGCTGGGCACTTCGACGACTACCCCCTCTGGCTGGCCCACTACGAGGTGGCGCGCCCCCGCTTACCCGCCGAGCGCTGGATTATCTGGCAGCATTCTGACGAAGCTTACGTGCCGGGAATTCGGGGCACTGTCGATTTCAATGTCTTCCAGGGTAGCTACGAAGCCTTGCAGGCCCTGCGCCTGACAGCCCCTACCCCCCTCCAAAAAACCGCCCGGCCCGACCGCTCAACGGAGCGGCGGGGCCGGGCGGCCGACCTAGTGGAGCGCTAA
- a CDS encoding septal ring lytic transglycosylase RlpA family protein yields the protein MHVSFRRFYGNAFLISSLLFFLAACGSSKSAFTESGQGSYYADKFAGRATASGEPYRPGRLTAAHNTLPFGTRIKVTNVRTGRSVKVVVNDRGPHVKGRIVDVSKRAARKLGLVQAGVAPVRIKVIK from the coding sequence ATGCACGTTAGCTTTCGCCGCTTTTACGGCAATGCCTTTTTAATAAGCAGCTTGCTTTTTTTCCTGGCGGCCTGTGGTAGCAGCAAATCCGCTTTCACGGAGTCGGGCCAGGGCTCCTACTACGCCGACAAGTTTGCGGGTCGGGCCACGGCCAGCGGGGAGCCCTACCGCCCCGGCCGGCTCACGGCGGCCCACAATACACTGCCTTTTGGCACTCGCATCAAGGTTACGAACGTGCGCACCGGCCGCTCGGTGAAGGTGGTCGTCAACGACCGGGGCCCGCACGTCAAGGGCCGCATCGTAGACGTGTCGAAGCGCGCCGCTCGCAAGCTGGGGCTGGTGCAGGCCGGCGTAGCGCCGGTGCGGATTAAGGTAATAAAGTAG
- a CDS encoding DUF6799 domain-containing protein, with the protein MSMKLVMKALLLGGAVLLAHEGHAQTPAQPQSPSPTQTQPPTPAVPAAARRVLAPRRVVAPRRTGVAPVRARTSGVMEKDGLTLKDGRAVLTELGLTSPLEQDKRLLNGTTVTPKGQVTSPTGELSQMAEGDYVSLTGRLTTKREIVDADSVRKLVAYDLKHPGKRKELEKAREKAEKEREKAAKEAAKAQAKNNH; encoded by the coding sequence ATGTCGATGAAATTAGTTATGAAGGCCCTACTGTTAGGGGGCGCGGTGCTACTAGCCCACGAAGGCCATGCTCAAACCCCAGCCCAGCCTCAGTCGCCTTCACCTACTCAAACTCAGCCTCCTACCCCCGCCGTGCCGGCTGCCGCGCGCCGCGTACTGGCCCCGCGCCGGGTAGTGGCCCCACGCCGCACTGGGGTTGCCCCGGTGCGCGCCAGAACCAGCGGGGTGATGGAAAAAGATGGTCTCACGCTGAAAGATGGCCGTGCGGTTCTTACTGAGCTGGGCCTGACTAGCCCCCTGGAGCAGGATAAGCGCCTACTCAATGGCACAACCGTAACTCCTAAAGGCCAGGTAACCAGTCCCACCGGCGAGCTGTCGCAGATGGCCGAGGGCGACTACGTATCGTTGACCGGCCGCCTCACCACCAAACGCGAAATAGTAGACGCTGACAGCGTGCGCAAGCTCGTAGCCTACGACCTCAAACACCCCGGCAAACGCAAGGAGCTGGAAAAAGCCCGCGAAAAAGCCGAAAAGGAGCGCGAAAAAGCCGCAAAAGAAGCGGCCAAAGCCCAGGCCAAGAACAACCATTAG
- a CDS encoding DnaJ C-terminal domain-containing protein, producing MDYKDYYKILGVEKNATTEQIKKAYRKLARQYHPDVNPNNPAAEQKFKESNEANEVLSDAEKRQKYDQLGADYQRYQQAGAGRGGQASGGFDWSQYAQGGGFGGAGGGSPFGGGEGEDFSDFFSSLFGSMGGGAAGGSRGSRPAAGSDYQAELELTLAEAYEGGPRTLTVNGKNLRLTIQPGVADGQTIRLRDQGGPGRSGGPNGSLLITFRILPDARYARTGDDLTQDVPVSLYRALLGGEQTVDTLGGPVKIKLKPETANGSRLRLRGKGFPIYREKDKHGDLYLRLNVQLPTNLSDEERGLFEQLAKLRDE from the coding sequence ATGGATTACAAGGATTATTATAAAATCCTGGGCGTTGAGAAAAACGCCACTACTGAGCAGATTAAGAAGGCGTATCGCAAGCTCGCCCGCCAGTATCACCCCGATGTGAACCCCAATAACCCCGCGGCCGAGCAGAAATTCAAGGAATCCAATGAGGCCAACGAGGTGCTGTCGGACGCCGAGAAGCGCCAGAAATACGACCAGCTCGGGGCCGACTACCAGCGCTACCAGCAGGCGGGGGCCGGGCGCGGCGGCCAGGCCAGCGGGGGCTTCGACTGGAGCCAGTATGCGCAAGGCGGCGGCTTTGGCGGGGCGGGCGGGGGTAGCCCCTTTGGTGGCGGCGAGGGTGAAGACTTTTCCGACTTTTTCAGTTCGCTCTTCGGTAGCATGGGCGGTGGTGCGGCCGGGGGTAGCCGCGGTAGCCGCCCCGCGGCCGGCTCCGACTACCAAGCCGAGTTGGAGCTGACCCTGGCCGAAGCCTACGAAGGCGGCCCGCGCACGCTCACCGTCAATGGCAAAAATCTGCGCCTGACCATTCAGCCGGGGGTAGCCGATGGGCAGACCATCCGGCTGCGCGACCAGGGCGGCCCCGGCCGCAGTGGTGGGCCCAATGGTTCGCTACTCATTACGTTCCGCATTTTGCCTGATGCGCGCTACGCCCGCACTGGCGACGACCTCACCCAGGATGTGCCCGTGTCCCTCTACCGTGCCCTGCTCGGCGGCGAGCAAACCGTGGATACGCTCGGCGGCCCGGTCAAAATCAAGCTCAAACCCGAAACTGCCAACGGTAGCCGCTTACGCCTGCGCGGCAAAGGCTTCCCTATATACCGCGAAAAGGATAAACACGGTGACCTCTACCTGCGCCTCAACGTGCAGCTACCCACCAATCTCAGCGATGAAGAGCGTGGCCTTTTTGAGCAGCTGGCGAAGTTGCGCGACGAGTAG
- a CDS encoding ZIP family metal transporter → MWIAIFLLAAAVLGAGGLVSVVPVARTGQWLKPLLAFSGAYLLTLTITHLLPEALTLLPATPARVGYWMLAGFFGQLLLEVLSQGIEHGHVHAPVATERGRVPLLLVLALVVHSVLEGSILVRGAGSGEVGRHFYALVLGIALHHVPAAVALATLLRLRLGSFGRVWPWLLLFALASPAGLVFSNYVVLRQLLGSGVYAALLGFVAGTFLHVSTTILFETSPEHRLNWPKLGATLGGLLLALAVG, encoded by the coding sequence ATGTGGATTGCGATATTCCTTTTGGCTGCGGCTGTGCTGGGGGCGGGCGGGCTGGTGAGCGTGGTGCCGGTCGCCCGCACGGGTCAGTGGCTTAAGCCCTTGCTGGCATTCAGCGGTGCCTACCTGCTCACGCTCACCATCACGCACCTGCTGCCCGAAGCCCTGACGCTGCTCCCTGCCACGCCCGCCCGCGTGGGTTACTGGATGCTGGCTGGTTTCTTCGGTCAGCTGTTGCTGGAGGTGCTATCGCAGGGTATTGAGCACGGCCATGTGCACGCGCCGGTAGCTACTGAGCGGGGTAGGGTGCCGCTGCTGCTAGTGCTGGCGCTGGTAGTGCATTCTGTATTGGAGGGTAGCATCCTGGTGCGGGGTGCGGGCAGCGGCGAAGTAGGCCGGCATTTTTACGCGCTGGTGCTGGGCATCGCGCTGCACCATGTGCCGGCGGCCGTGGCGCTGGCCACGTTGCTGCGGCTCCGCCTGGGTTCTTTTGGCCGGGTGTGGCCCTGGCTGCTGCTTTTCGCGCTGGCTTCGCCGGCGGGGTTGGTTTTTAGCAACTATGTGGTACTGCGGCAGCTGCTGGGCAGCGGCGTGTATGCGGCGCTGCTGGGCTTCGTGGCGGGCACTTTTCTCCACGTTTCGACCACTATTCTCTTTGAAACCAGCCCCGAGCACCGTCTCAATTGGCCCAAGCTGGGCGCGACGCTCGGCGGCCTGCTGCTGGCGCTGGCAGTAGGGTAG
- a CDS encoding YcxB family protein, translated as MNNPNQRGGGGGYRQQQAPQSLPGTIKTKKYQFDPNTYTRIAMGEVWRKQWWYALIPLAVGILPAAIWHSWWWLLLGVLLTVAFVLLRSSLISGVTQMEQSKPLFERMNYEADSRQLILRQSEQRAMALPWDQIGRVRREPDAYLLYLKPAAPPAELATWRRWIATTFDVPVFLHLPLRLFNNDNDRKLFEALLRRKGLLTDAPAA; from the coding sequence GTGAATAATCCTAACCAACGCGGTGGCGGTGGCGGCTACCGCCAGCAGCAGGCCCCGCAGTCTTTGCCAGGCACCATCAAGACCAAGAAATACCAGTTTGACCCCAATACCTACACCCGCATTGCGATGGGCGAGGTGTGGCGCAAGCAGTGGTGGTACGCGCTCATTCCGCTGGCGGTGGGAATACTGCCGGCCGCCATCTGGCACTCGTGGTGGTGGCTGCTGCTGGGCGTGCTGCTGACGGTGGCGTTTGTGCTGCTACGCTCATCGCTAATATCGGGCGTGACGCAGATGGAGCAAAGCAAGCCCCTGTTTGAGCGCATGAACTACGAGGCTGACTCGCGCCAGCTCATCCTGCGCCAGAGCGAGCAGCGTGCGATGGCCCTGCCCTGGGACCAGATTGGGCGGGTGCGCCGCGAGCCCGATGCTTACTTACTGTACCTGAAACCGGCCGCCCCACCGGCCGAGCTAGCCACCTGGCGGCGCTGGATAGCGACGACGTTCGACGTGCCTGTATTCCTACATTTGCCCCTGCGCTTGTTTAATAACGACAACGACCGCAAGCTATTTGAGGCCCTGCTACGCCGTAAGGGGTTGTTGACCGACGCGCCGGCCGCCTAG